A single genomic interval of Rosistilla ulvae harbors:
- the cls gene encoding cardiolipin synthase codes for MFQPATLSIAASILHLTVAIAISFRVIMRKPPVGVALAWLFLVAAVPLAGVGFYLLVGERRVGQRRARKIARLRIDYERLAELAITEGLTDVDWTTHRRESAAMNRLGLSQVGVPTVSGSRVELLKDADSILRGIAADIDQARNSVLMEFYIWNQGGAAELVFEALKRAAQRGVSCRLLVDSVGGRPWWKGPQPAELREAGVLCRPALKAGLWRTIFARNDLRLHRKIVVVDGEVAWTGSMNLVDPKFFKQDADVGQWVDAMLRLQGAAVSPLAMTMIGDWMLETDESVDEIIRCAELRMVEREGTGDIQVIPSGPSETDDGLLQMLLALINSAHDELVLTTPYFVPDDSMVRAIRGAAGRGVKVHLVVPNRVDSMLTHFASRSYYDELLEVGVQIYLYDQGLLHTKSVTADGDMAMFGTVNLDMRSLWLNYEVSLFLYGQDLTGPVRDLQGTYIEASKRLDPAEWTNRSLRERFLENVLRLIGPVL; via the coding sequence TTGTTTCAACCAGCAACGCTGTCGATCGCCGCATCGATTCTACACCTCACGGTGGCAATCGCGATCTCCTTTCGTGTGATCATGCGGAAGCCGCCGGTCGGAGTCGCTCTGGCGTGGTTATTTTTGGTCGCCGCGGTGCCGCTGGCAGGTGTCGGTTTTTATCTGTTAGTCGGCGAACGTCGTGTCGGCCAACGCCGGGCCCGAAAGATTGCCCGCTTGCGGATCGATTACGAACGCTTGGCGGAACTGGCGATCACCGAAGGCTTAACCGATGTCGATTGGACAACGCATCGCCGCGAGTCCGCCGCCATGAATCGGCTGGGGCTGAGCCAAGTCGGAGTGCCGACGGTCTCGGGCAGCCGAGTCGAGCTGCTCAAGGATGCCGATTCGATTCTTCGAGGGATTGCCGCCGACATCGATCAAGCTCGCAACAGCGTCCTGATGGAGTTCTACATCTGGAACCAAGGTGGCGCGGCGGAACTGGTTTTTGAGGCTCTGAAGCGTGCCGCCCAGCGCGGCGTCTCTTGCCGGCTGCTTGTCGACAGCGTCGGCGGACGGCCGTGGTGGAAGGGGCCTCAACCGGCGGAGCTGCGCGAAGCGGGAGTCCTCTGTCGGCCGGCGCTGAAGGCAGGACTGTGGCGAACGATCTTTGCTCGCAACGACCTTCGCCTGCATCGCAAGATCGTGGTCGTCGATGGCGAGGTGGCTTGGACGGGCAGTATGAACTTGGTCGATCCCAAGTTCTTCAAACAGGATGCCGACGTTGGCCAATGGGTCGACGCGATGCTGCGACTGCAAGGTGCCGCGGTCTCGCCGTTGGCGATGACGATGATCGGCGACTGGATGCTGGAGACCGATGAATCGGTCGATGAAATCATCCGCTGTGCCGAACTGCGGATGGTTGAACGCGAAGGAACTGGCGATATCCAAGTGATTCCTTCGGGACCGTCGGAGACCGATGACGGACTGCTGCAGATGCTGCTGGCGTTGATCAATTCAGCTCACGATGAACTGGTCTTAACGACCCCTTATTTTGTTCCCGACGATTCGATGGTCCGGGCGATTCGCGGCGCCGCCGGACGAGGCGTGAAGGTGCATCTGGTAGTGCCGAACCGCGTCGATTCGATGCTGACGCACTTCGCCAGCCGGTCCTACTACGATGAACTGTTAGAGGTGGGCGTGCAGATCTATCTGTACGACCAGGGCCTGTTGCACACCAAGTCGGTGACGGCCGATGGTGACATGGCGATGTTCGGAACGGTGAACCTGGACATGCGCAGCTTGTGGCTGAACTATGAAGTCTCGTTGTTCCTGTACGGCCAGGATTTGACCGGTCCGGTTCGCGACCTTCAAGGAACCTATATCGAAGCCAGCAAGCGATTGGATCCGGCGGAATGGACCAATCGGTCGCTGCGTGAACGCTTTTTAGAGAACGTCCTGCGACTGATTGGTCCGGTGCTTTAG